A section of the Deltaproteobacteria bacterium genome encodes:
- a CDS encoding HDOD domain-containing protein codes for MSNAKEIREKIRRLEEVPTLPHSFTMILNTIEDEDSTVKDLADIIAKDQALCSKILKMANSAYYGRFRNVATIEQAVIVVGFNEVRSASLTISVYDSFSSVVPAEVLEDFWIHVLTSAAAVRLLGDRGQEIHPEKVYIGALLHDIGKLALHSILGDAYFTVVQEARSRGQADHEAEKEAYQLHHGQVGGWLAERWHFPAELMELIAQHHSPFAASVVRPKGVATVYLANKLAHQATAGEENIWPFDGGSKEAMAVLQLDSEELAEMCGAVRRQQTAIKEVFSLIS; via the coding sequence ATGAGTAATGCCAAAGAAATCAGAGAGAAAATACGTCGTCTCGAGGAAGTTCCCACCCTGCCGCACTCATTTACCATGATTCTTAATACGATTGAAGACGAAGACTCCACAGTAAAAGATCTCGCTGACATTATTGCCAAGGATCAAGCCTTGTGTTCGAAGATCTTGAAAATGGCGAACTCAGCCTATTATGGACGCTTCCGTAATGTAGCCACCATTGAGCAGGCGGTAATCGTGGTAGGCTTCAATGAGGTGCGCAGTGCTAGTCTGACAATCTCTGTATATGACAGTTTTTCTTCTGTGGTGCCAGCGGAGGTGCTGGAGGATTTCTGGATTCATGTTCTCACCAGTGCTGCTGCCGTCAGGCTTTTGGGTGATCGGGGTCAAGAAATACACCCTGAAAAGGTCTACATTGGGGCGCTCCTCCATGACATTGGCAAGCTCGCCCTACACTCTATACTGGGAGACGCATATTTCACTGTGGTCCAGGAAGCCAGAAGCAGAGGGCAGGCAGACCACGAAGCAGAGAAGGAGGCGTATCAGCTTCACCACGGCCAAGTAGGAGGCTGGCTGGCCGAGAGATGGCATTTCCCCGCAGAGCTCATGGAACTCATTGCCCAGCATCATTCCCCTTTTGCCGCTTCTGTGGTTCGTCCGAAAGGAGTGGCCACCGTATATCTGGCCAACAAACTGGCCCATCAAGCGACGGCAGGAGAAGAAAACATCTGGCCATTTGATGGAGGCAGCAAGGAGGCCATGGCGGTCCTGCAGCTAGACAGTGAAGAGCTGGCCGAGATGTGCGGGGCTGTTCGCCGACAGCAGACAGCAATAAAGGAAGTGTTTTCACTAATTTCCTAG